From Vidua macroura isolate BioBank_ID:100142 chromosome 30, ASM2450914v1, whole genome shotgun sequence, one genomic window encodes:
- the LOC128820702 gene encoding olfactory receptor 14J1-like gives MSNSSSISHFLLLALAETRQLQLLHFCLLLGISLAALLGNGLIISAVACGHHLHTPMFFFLLNLALSDLGSICTTVPKAMHNSLWGTSTISYTGCAAQLFFFLFFIGAEFYLLTIMCYDRYVSICKPLHYGTLLDSRACAHMAAAAWASAFLNALMQTANTFSLPLCHGNALGQFFCEIPQILKLSCSKSYLRELGLIAVSACLALGCFVFIVFSYVQIFGAVLRIPSEQGRHKAFSTCLPHLAVVSLFLSTAVFAHLKPPSMSSPSLDLALSVLYSVVTPALNPLIYSLRNQELKAAVRRLMTGCFQEH, from the coding sequence atgtccaacagcagctccatcagccacttcctcctgctggcactggcagagacgcggcagctgcagctcctgcacttctgcctcttgctgggcatctccctggctgccctcctgggcaacggcctcatcatcagcgccgtagcctgcggccaccacctgcacacgcccatgttcttcttcctgctcaacctggccctcagcgacctgggctccatctgcaccactgtccccaaagccatgcacaattccctctggggcaccagcaccatctcctacacaggatgtgctgcacagctctttttctttctgttcttcattgGAGCAGAGTTTTATCtcctgaccatcatgtgctacgaccgctatgtgtccatctgcaaacccctgcactacgggaccctcctggacagcagagcttgtgcccacatggcagcagctgcctgggccagtgcctttctcaatGCTCTCATGCAAacagccaatacattttcccttcccctgtgccatggcaatgccctgggccagttcttctgtgaaatcccacagatcctcaagctctcctgctccaaatcctacCTCAGGGAACTTGGGCTCATTGCAGTTAGTGCCTGTTTAGCGCTTGgctgttttgtgttcattgttttctcctatgtgcagatcttcggggctgtgctgaggatcccctctgagcagggacggcacaaagccttttccacctgcctccctcacctggctgtgGTCTCCCTGTTTCTCAGTACTGCAGTGTTTGCTCACCTGAAGCCCCCCTCGatgtcctccccatccctggatctggccctgtcagttctgtactcggtggtgactccagccctgaaccccctcatctacagcctgaggaaccaggagctcaaggctgcagtgaggagacTGATGACTGGATGCTTTCAGGAACATTAA